One segment of Campylobacter concisus DNA contains the following:
- a CDS encoding replication-associated recombination protein A, with protein MFRPKNLDEICGQKAVKAAFLKFIASSKIPHSIFYGPAGCGKTSFARAVASGANYDFYEFDGGNLKIDDFRKILKNYENALNKPLFFIDEIHRLSKTQQEALLIPMENYKALVIGASTENPFFTLSSGIRSRSMLFEFRPLSSSDFEELLDKIKEQISFNIDDEAKEYLFKSSGGDARAMLNLLEFAVTLDENVSLENLKTLRQNALKEGAKEDDTHYELASAFIKSLRGSDENAVIYYLARLIDSGESADFIARRMAIFASEDIGNANPNALNLAASTLSTVKEIGFPEARIILAQCAIYLASSPKSNSSYNAINTALKYVQSEEILKIPPYLKNHTKESKDYLYPHDFGGWVEQKYLEKPLVFYKSKGIGFEKTLNEWLEKIKFKG; from the coding sequence ATGTTTAGACCAAAAAACTTGGATGAAATTTGCGGGCAAAAGGCGGTTAAAGCGGCATTTTTAAAATTTATAGCCTCTAGCAAAATCCCACACTCCATCTTTTATGGTCCAGCAGGTTGTGGCAAGACGAGCTTTGCAAGGGCAGTCGCAAGCGGCGCAAACTACGACTTTTACGAGTTTGACGGCGGAAATTTAAAGATAGATGACTTTCGCAAAATTTTAAAAAACTACGAAAACGCCCTAAATAAGCCACTCTTTTTCATAGACGAGATCCACCGCCTAAGCAAAACCCAACAAGAAGCACTGCTAATTCCCATGGAAAACTACAAAGCCCTAGTTATCGGCGCTAGCACCGAAAATCCCTTTTTCACGCTAAGCTCAGGTATCAGAAGTCGCTCGATGCTCTTTGAGTTTAGGCCACTTAGCAGTAGCGATTTTGAGGAGCTTCTTGACAAGATCAAAGAGCAAATTTCATTTAACATAGATGATGAGGCAAAGGAGTATCTCTTTAAAAGTAGTGGCGGTGACGCAAGAGCTATGCTAAATTTACTTGAATTTGCCGTCACACTTGATGAAAATGTAAGCTTAGAAAATTTAAAAACACTTCGCCAAAACGCCCTAAAAGAGGGGGCAAAAGAGGACGACACGCACTACGAGCTAGCAAGCGCTTTTATAAAAAGTCTGCGTGGAAGCGACGAAAACGCCGTTATCTACTACCTTGCAAGGCTCATAGACTCTGGCGAGAGTGCGGACTTCATCGCTAGAAGGATGGCGATATTTGCCAGCGAAGACATCGGCAATGCAAACCCAAATGCGCTAAATTTAGCCGCCAGCACGCTTAGCACGGTAAAAGAGATAGGCTTTCCAGAGGCTAGGATCATACTGGCTCAGTGCGCCATCTATCTAGCCAGCTCGCCAAAGTCAAACTCCAGCTACAATGCAATAAATACTGCCCTAAAATACGTGCAAAGCGAGGAAATTTTAAAGATCCCGCCATATCTAAAAAATCACACAAAAGAGAGCAAAGACTACCTTTATCCGCATGATTTTGGCGGCTGGGTCGAGCAAAAATATCTAGAGAAACCGCTCGTTTTTTACAAAAGTAAGGGCATAGGCTTTGAAAAAACGCTAAATGAGTGGCTAGAGAAAATAAAATTCAAGGGTTAA
- a CDS encoding alanine/glycine:cation symporter family protein: protein MPTNFAEILNNCVESINSFLWGPYFLIALLCGTGLFFTIRLGFVQIFKFKMGLKELFGNFSLHGEAAGKAGMSQFQAVATAIAAQVGTGNLVGATTALIMGGPGAIFWMWCAAFLGMATNFAEICLAQIYRTKDDSSHTIGGPAFYISRGLKGKLAKILAGFFAIAIIIALGFIGNMVQANSISDGFSGAFGIPQWLTGAFLAMVCAVIFIGGVKAIARVAEKIVPIMALLYVGVGLAIIFLNFQQIPEAVSLIFRAAFDPSAAWGGATGASIAAAMRYGIARGLFSNEAGMGSTPHAHAAANVKHPVDQAVLGIMSVFVDTFIVLNITVFVVLTANVISFENGKAVFTGITLVQEAFSSHIFGKAGGYGFVAICLFFFAFTTILGWYYFAEINVRYLLGAKAVRAFQILVVVFVFLGSLQKVDFVWSLADMFNGLMVVPNLIAIIILSPIVAKLLKDHDAGKEYDVKDYLK from the coding sequence ATGCCTACAAATTTTGCTGAAATTTTAAATAATTGTGTTGAGAGTATAAATTCATTTCTCTGGGGCCCATACTTCCTCATTGCCCTACTTTGCGGCACTGGGCTCTTTTTTACCATTAGGCTTGGCTTTGTTCAAATTTTTAAGTTTAAAATGGGGTTAAAAGAGCTTTTTGGAAATTTCTCACTTCATGGCGAGGCGGCTGGCAAGGCTGGCATGAGTCAGTTTCAAGCAGTCGCAACTGCGATCGCCGCACAAGTCGGCACTGGCAATCTAGTAGGCGCAACGACGGCCCTTATCATGGGTGGACCTGGAGCGATTTTTTGGATGTGGTGTGCTGCATTTTTAGGCATGGCTACAAATTTTGCTGAAATTTGCCTTGCTCAAATTTACCGCACAAAAGACGACAGCAGTCATACAATAGGTGGTCCAGCATTTTACATAAGCCGCGGTTTAAAAGGTAAATTAGCAAAAATTTTAGCTGGATTTTTTGCTATCGCTATCATCATTGCACTTGGTTTTATCGGCAATATGGTTCAAGCAAACTCCATATCAGATGGTTTTAGCGGTGCTTTTGGCATACCGCAGTGGCTAACTGGAGCCTTTTTGGCAATGGTTTGTGCAGTCATCTTTATAGGTGGCGTAAAGGCAATCGCAAGAGTAGCTGAAAAGATCGTGCCTATCATGGCTCTACTTTACGTAGGAGTGGGGTTAGCTATTATATTTTTAAATTTTCAGCAAATTCCAGAAGCAGTTTCACTTATTTTTAGAGCCGCATTTGATCCTTCAGCGGCTTGGGGTGGGGCGACTGGGGCTAGCATCGCAGCTGCTATGAGATACGGCATAGCAAGGGGTCTTTTTAGTAACGAAGCTGGCATGGGCTCAACTCCGCACGCACACGCTGCTGCAAACGTCAAACACCCGGTCGATCAAGCAGTCCTTGGCATAATGAGCGTTTTTGTAGATACATTTATCGTCTTAAATATCACCGTTTTTGTAGTGCTTACCGCAAATGTCATCAGCTTTGAAAACGGCAAGGCAGTCTTTACTGGCATTACCTTGGTGCAAGAAGCCTTCTCTTCACACATCTTTGGCAAAGCAGGCGGATATGGCTTTGTAGCGATTTGTCTATTTTTCTTTGCATTTACAACGATACTTGGATGGTACTACTTTGCTGAGATCAACGTACGCTACCTTTTAGGGGCAAAAGCGGTCAGAGCTTTTCAAATTTTAGTAGTCGTTTTTGTCTTCTTGGGAAGCTTGCAAAAGGTGGATTTTGTCTGGAGCCTAGCAGATATGTTCAATGGCTTGATGGTCGTACCAAATTTAATTGCCATTATCATTTTAAGCCCTATCGTGGCAAAGCTTTTAAAAGATCACGATGCCGGCAAAGAGTATGATGTGAAAGATTATTTGAAATAA
- a CDS encoding glycosyltransferase family 4 protein: MKIFIIGNVSSMMINFREELIKLLVSKGHDVYCLVSDYNEESRKKIISLGATPLDHTLNAKGLNPFKDIIATYDLVKLFRQHRPDAVFSFFVKPVIFAAIAAKIARVPRIVGMIEGLGGAFTVHKNGQTKKAKIIKTIQVLLYRISLPSLDELIFLNNDDKKDLIDKYNIKVKSINILGGIGVDLDKFSYTKAPTDPISFIFIARLLAEKGIFEYLEAAKIVKEKYKDVKFYIFGSFDEHNPFGLTQEELKPYLDSGVVIYPGFVNDIKERIMNSSIFVLPSYYREGVPRSTQEAMAIGRAVITTNSVGCKETVEDGVNGFLVPPFDSKILAQKMIYFIQNSEMIVQMGMESRKIAEVKFNINEKNERLAKIIIGK; encoded by the coding sequence ATGAAAATTTTTATAATCGGTAATGTCTCGTCTATGATGATAAATTTCAGAGAAGAGCTCATAAAACTACTTGTATCAAAAGGGCATGATGTCTACTGTTTAGTTAGTGACTACAATGAAGAAAGTAGAAAAAAAATAATCTCATTAGGTGCAACACCGCTTGACCACACTTTAAATGCAAAAGGGCTAAATCCATTTAAAGATATCATTGCTACATATGATTTGGTTAAACTATTTAGGCAGCATAGGCCAGATGCGGTTTTTTCTTTTTTTGTTAAGCCAGTTATTTTTGCAGCTATAGCCGCAAAAATAGCAAGAGTGCCACGAATAGTAGGCATGATAGAAGGGCTTGGCGGGGCTTTTACAGTTCATAAAAATGGGCAAACAAAAAAGGCGAAAATTATAAAAACTATACAAGTTCTTTTATATAGAATTTCACTACCATCTCTTGACGAGCTTATATTTTTAAATAATGACGATAAAAAGGACTTGATTGATAAATACAATATAAAAGTAAAATCTATAAATATCTTAGGTGGCATAGGTGTTGATCTTGATAAATTCTCATATACTAAAGCACCTACTGATCCTATAAGTTTTATTTTTATAGCAAGACTTCTTGCAGAAAAGGGAATATTTGAGTATTTAGAGGCAGCTAAAATCGTAAAAGAAAAATATAAAGATGTAAAGTTTTATATATTTGGTAGTTTTGATGAGCACAATCCATTTGGATTAACGCAAGAAGAGCTAAAACCTTATCTTGATAGTGGTGTAGTTATATATCCTGGCTTCGTAAATGATATAAAAGAACGGATAATGAATAGTTCCATTTTTGTCTTGCCTTCGTATTACAGAGAAGGTGTGCCAAGAAGTACACAGGAAGCTATGGCGATAGGAAGGGCAGTAATAACCACAAATAGTGTAGGATGCAAAGAAACTGTTGAAGATGGAGTAAATGGATTCTTGGTGCCACCATTTGATAGTAAAATTTTGGCACAAAAGATGATTTATTTTATACAAAATTCAGAAATGATAGTCCAAATGGGTATGGAAAGCAGAAAAATAGCTGAAGTAAAATTTAATATAAATGAAAAGAATGAAAGACTTGCAAAGATTATTATTGGAAAATAG
- a CDS encoding glycosyltransferase family 2 protein, with product MKDYDVSIIVPIYNVEKYIEKCATTLLEQDYNNIEYIFVNDCTPDSSMKILKDIIERYPNRISHVKIINKIKNEGLPQARKSGLKISSGKYILHVDSDDWVDKDMVSSLMSEARKSYADIVCFDYIKEFNKKSVVKSFFYTKNHPKSNLNFVKAILSHEISVSMCDKLVKRELYENVEFPYFSHCEDSFVNLQLFYWAKKIIHIAKPFYHYRTNPNSLSSSFSNNKKALGDFADFSIAVKKFLIQKDLFDEYFKFHIPTILKFTLDYSESDFKKQINAICPEANNIKYVFQINRNIIYKILYSTVFIGFPQIFVFAKKVFIRLRNF from the coding sequence ATGAAAGACTACGATGTTTCTATAATAGTTCCCATATATAATGTGGAGAAATATATAGAAAAATGTGCAACTACGCTTTTAGAGCAAGACTATAACAATATAGAGTATATTTTTGTAAATGATTGCACTCCAGATAGTTCTATGAAAATTTTGAAGGACATTATTGAAAGATACCCAAATAGAATAAGCCATGTAAAAATTATTAATAAAATAAAAAATGAAGGCTTGCCGCAAGCTAGAAAAAGTGGGTTGAAAATATCAAGTGGTAAATACATTTTACATGTAGATAGTGACGACTGGGTCGATAAAGATATGGTAAGTTCTTTGATGAGTGAAGCTAGAAAAAGTTATGCAGACATAGTTTGTTTTGACTATATTAAAGAATTTAATAAAAAAAGCGTTGTAAAAAGTTTTTTTTATACAAAAAATCATCCAAAGTCTAATTTGAACTTCGTAAAAGCTATTTTATCTCATGAAATTTCTGTTTCCATGTGTGATAAATTGGTTAAAAGAGAGCTTTATGAAAATGTTGAATTTCCATATTTTTCGCACTGTGAAGATAGTTTTGTAAATTTACAGCTTTTTTATTGGGCAAAAAAAATTATTCACATTGCAAAACCATTTTATCACTATAGAACAAATCCTAATTCGCTTTCTAGTAGTTTTTCAAATAATAAAAAAGCCCTTGGTGATTTTGCTGATTTTAGCATAGCTGTAAAGAAATTTTTGATACAAAAAGATCTTTTTGATGAATATTTTAAATTTCACATTCCTACTATTTTAAAATTTACTTTGGATTATTCTGAAAGTGACTTCAAAAAACAAATAAATGCTATATGCCCAGAAGCAAATAATATAAAATACGTTTTTCAAATCAATAGAAATATAATCTATAAAATTTTATATAGCACTGTTTTTATAGGGTTCCCGCAAATTTTTGTTTTTGCAAAAAAAGTATTTATTAGGCTTAGAAATTTTTAG
- a CDS encoding glycosyltransferase, producing the protein MRLTRGRGNIIKEPIDKDIYYKNYEERPTILSIITATYNVEKFLPRLIKSLKEQVDKDFEWIISDGASSDKTLEILKNTGGINIKVISGEDFGIYDALNRGIKACNGEFYLVIGADDGLYPNAIKDYKKAMGDGVDIITACIDTNNGKIEPNGGPRWLKAQAHYISGHAVGSIYRTSLHQKLGYYSRKFPIAADQLFVLTAANCGAKIKVIKSVVGKFSNDGVSSIDMLGALCEFYRVQVVMGENKFLQTVLFILRLIKNFRKL; encoded by the coding sequence ATAAGGCTGACGAGAGGGAGGGGTAATATAATAAAAGAACCAATAGATAAAGATATCTACTATAAAAATTATGAAGAAAGACCCACAATACTTAGCATAATTACTGCAACTTATAATGTAGAAAAATTCTTGCCTAGATTGATAAAAAGTCTGAAAGAGCAAGTCGATAAAGATTTTGAGTGGATCATTTCTGATGGAGCGTCTAGCGATAAGACTTTAGAAATTTTAAAAAATACTGGTGGGATAAATATAAAAGTAATTTCGGGCGAAGACTTTGGGATTTATGATGCTTTAAATAGAGGTATAAAAGCTTGCAATGGAGAATTCTATCTTGTTATCGGTGCCGATGATGGGCTTTATCCAAATGCTATTAAAGATTATAAGAAAGCCATGGGGGATGGTGTAGACATAATAACAGCTTGTATTGATACTAATAATGGCAAAATTGAGCCAAATGGTGGACCAAGATGGCTAAAGGCACAAGCTCACTACATCTCTGGACATGCTGTAGGCTCAATATACCGTACAAGTCTTCATCAAAAACTTGGTTACTATTCAAGAAAATTTCCAATAGCGGCAGATCAGCTATTTGTACTAACTGCTGCAAATTGTGGAGCAAAGATAAAAGTTATAAAAAGTGTTGTCGGTAAATTTTCAAATGATGGAGTTAGTAGTATTGATATGTTGGGGGCTCTTTGTGAATTTTACAGAGTTCAGGTGGTGATGGGCGAAAATAAATTTTTACAAACTGTCCTATTTATTTTAAGACTTATTAAAAATTTTAGAAAATTATAA